A region from the Cloacibacillus sp. An23 genome encodes:
- a CDS encoding site-specific integrase: MTLVYLTQAICNAAVPRERRYDLRDSLVRGLFMRVEVSGRKTWYLCYRTPSPERRLRNKKIASALYTQLAVARRMAREYLARLYLERIDPAEVSLPAERKAVSLRALIDMYEPWVCSHQKSGSVTIRALRLFDKFMDMPACALDRDTVERWRSENAGRLKRATINRRVAALQALFAWGAKEGIPGVSAFRLPKLAQTDSKVVTRFLSDDERARLMSELAAREGRSGPDYLMPAVVLSLNTGIRKGTLLGLRWEDVDFASRTLRLRAEIMKSGRDAVMPLNGAALSALSAWREKGGGRGGFVFPMDDGSRRRDTAHAFKRVLDKAGIKNFTWHCLRHDFASQLAMKGVPMHIIQKLMCHGSMAMTQRYAHLSPNSLEEAVRRIAP; this comes from the coding sequence ATGACTTTGGTTTATCTTACGCAGGCTATCTGCAACGCGGCCGTCCCGCGCGAGCGGCGCTATGACCTGCGTGACTCGCTTGTCCGCGGCCTTTTTATGCGCGTCGAGGTCTCCGGGCGGAAGACGTGGTATCTGTGTTACCGCACGCCATCGCCCGAGCGGCGGCTGCGTAATAAGAAGATCGCTTCCGCGCTTTATACGCAGCTCGCCGTGGCCAGGCGGATGGCTAGGGAGTATCTCGCCAGGCTTTATCTTGAGCGTATCGACCCGGCCGAAGTGAGTCTGCCGGCGGAGCGCAAGGCTGTTTCGCTGCGCGCGCTTATCGATATGTACGAGCCGTGGGTGTGTTCGCATCAGAAGAGCGGCTCGGTGACGATAAGGGCGCTGCGTCTTTTCGACAAGTTTATGGATATGCCCGCGTGCGCGCTTGACCGCGATACTGTGGAAAGGTGGCGCTCAGAGAACGCGGGGCGGCTGAAGCGCGCAACTATCAACAGGCGCGTCGCGGCTTTGCAGGCGCTTTTCGCGTGGGGGGCGAAGGAAGGGATTCCGGGAGTTTCGGCTTTTCGTCTGCCGAAGCTGGCTCAGACGGATTCTAAGGTCGTGACGCGGTTTTTGAGCGACGACGAGCGCGCTCGCCTTATGTCGGAGCTCGCCGCCCGCGAGGGCAGGTCCGGGCCGGATTATCTGATGCCCGCCGTCGTTCTCAGTCTGAATACCGGGATTCGCAAGGGGACGCTGCTGGGGCTGCGCTGGGAGGACGTGGATTTCGCGTCGCGCACGCTGCGGCTTCGCGCCGAGATTATGAAGTCAGGGCGCGACGCCGTCATGCCGCTGAACGGAGCCGCGCTTTCGGCGCTTTCCGCGTGGCGCGAGAAGGGCGGAGGACGCGGCGGCTTCGTGTTTCCTATGGACGACGGCAGCCGAAGGCGCGATACGGCGCACGCTTTCAAGCGTGTGCTGGATAAGGCGGGGATCAAGAATTTCACGTGGCACTGCCTGCGCCACGACTTCGCCAGCCAGCTCGCTATGAAGGGGGTGCCTATGCATATTATTCAAAAGTTGATGTGTCACGGCTCTATGGCGATGACGCAGCGTTACGCGCATCTTTCTCCAAATTCGCTTGAAGAGGCGGTGCGGCGCATCGCGCCATGA